A part of Gouania willdenowi chromosome 2, fGouWil2.1, whole genome shotgun sequence genomic DNA contains:
- the si:ch211-246m6.5 gene encoding von Willebrand factor D and EGF domain-containing protein, which yields MFCLGILRILLLCVARIGAFTHQAPECFPAGHRTLRNSYRSVDFDSTEIQNTAIQDLICDHSLLPGWYRFRINNKLAEMPTSCVEMNRCGTQAPVWLSLKDTSLPRTGEVRQLSACATWQFYHGSTKDCCLFRIPITVRNCGNFLVYYLQPTQGCMGYCAQVVTDLGARPCPPGEVEVSGRCKAALPSLASRPVITPELIGHSVHLKCSFVPPPWSQTLGFQVVWARHIGHSMKAEIRQESTLKPFSLVEMDGVHFRLGEKFSCSVSTFTVNSSHGKSAPKESESFYAGLKFSPESLHIAENGEEHEVIVHSSVPIPCFSSDLGQPCGVSLGLSTNDPDSLGHEASNVVLSVCQVEVKPNACNSGSCGETRFRVTAVSDFTRDGNRPSLIGAVPGSTAPRLWRNYKPTPLKVMVQDVPTSICYSLTDPHIITLDGRRYENHQTGTFVLYQSLGREFEVHTRQWDCSSRHYSVACNCGFAAREGNEVAIFDMCSGRPQETRPKLTLKNLGDHEGSRVRVLESQQGKKVTLMFPSGAFVRADVADWGMSLSIRAPSIDFSNTRGLCGTFDRNSNNDFYSPAGFSYSFDHVHQFIEDWRISPGESLFDRTPPGTEEVVRRPFCRCQAGYRSTQDFVGDTRNNPSTHSDVCVSYDNVDVTSVFPSMDTTLEYIKSVEIDERFLNMSVFKGRPKDDLLSSDRPKRQHFEFQPVFMSLNQADLEGFNYFFPEDHLAEARPEVQLSWPTPSGLTLTKALEVCQMSLVNSTVGTVCGNLLGRRLNEAVDLCILDLQLKDDLSWDEALLPFLENDCERWLLENRSRRDSEMVGWPRASGEVVTALRCPNFCSGKGECTDWGCECFPNYSFHDCSIAISQPVEITDLENSGLCDIRSFDCRSVRVFGLGFIESPDLSCHATRLKYINKVWQPGEQQRTTATFLSSKALDCTIPSLSNAAVKEEFTMDDKPYARWEVKVTNDGLRYSQAKVLTIYDGVCQVCDASRSGLCKLKEQTCNIDSMCFAAGDSNPSSPCLLCDPNLSRFSWSVNQVNEPPTFHLPQGELQTFSGENFVFQFAASDVEGSALLFQLEDGPAGAVLSPAGLLIWRVPLVLEEEEERLLESQSFRFTVSDECNAHSSVTVEVSILPCGCRRGGTCVTDVNFSTGSGKYLCVCPEGAKGELCDEDEDGCLSSPCSAGECVTSASGFRCRCPAGLKGLTCQEDINECENRGCFPGSWCINSFGSYSCGPCPRGMLGNGTTCTAAVPSTPATRITPDVQPQPQKTNKSDKTRVELRHKASASAWRWTQELTSVAVDVGPGSQFNVSLRKPSETGNQSKTMTGTTAALELERTRVAPGINVSATCASRPCFPGVQCINRRPPYVGYVCGRCPPGLYGNGRFCVKNMKEATAHLQQQTVMKLGRSTQGNKASQLHLPHLSSRREIKLLSSPVTRGNHAHRLAAVTSRGGRYWTKFGEVLSDKVTPLKQTLTKSKPWTFPLPSVLSHSLFESSGDAEADAHRPKSWVQSRTTAGGHVRTCADRPCFPGVQCEPAMDEGFHCGKCPPGYTGDGQTCRAVCRHRCGRNMECAAPNTCRCKPGYTGSNCHSAICDPDCVNGGLCIAPDVCQCPRGYHGETCQQALCRSPCENGGTCVGLQTCSCPYGFVGPRCETMVCSHHCNNGGQCVSPDQCVCPPGWSGPSCENALCSPVCLNGALCVRPNICECLQGFYGAQCQNAVCGPPCKNGGQCMRNNVCLCLQGYTGRRCEKSVCKLVCLNNGRCVGPDVCDCPSGWQGDRCEKPSCLQKCLNGGECVSPNTCHCSPGWQGAQCQIPQCEQQCVGGSRCIRPNVCACRRGSAGSVCSGRLPIARG from the exons ATGTTCTGTCTGGGAATTTTACGCATTTTGCTGCTGTGCGTCGCGCGTATTGGAGCGTTTACGCATCAAG CTCCAGAGTGCTTCCCAGCAGGACACCGTACTCTACGTAACTCCTATCGCAGCGTGGATTTTGACTCCACTGAGATCCAGAACACGGCCATCCAGGATCTAATCTGTGACCACTCCCTGCTGCCGGGTTGGTACAGATTCAGGATCAACAACAAACTGGCAGAGATGCCCACTTCCTGTGTGGAG ATGAACCGTTGTGGAACCCAGGCTCCTGTGTGGCTGTCGCTGAAGGACACGTCCTTGCCCAGAACCGGCGAGGTTCGTCAGCTTTCTGCCTGCGCCACGTGGCAGTTTTACCACGGCAGTACGAAGGACTGTTGCCTTTTCCGCATCCCTATTACCGTGCGCAACTGCGGCAACTTCCTGGTCTACTACCTGCAGCCGACACAGGGATGCATGGGGTACTGTGCCCAAG TTGTCACAGATTTGGGAGCCAGACCCTGCCCTCCAGGAGAAGTGGAAGTCAGCGGTCGATGCAAAG CTGCCCTCCCGTCCCTCGCCTCCCGCCCGGTCATCACCCCTGAGTTGATCGGCCACAGTGTCCACCTGAAGTGCTCCTTTGTCCCGCCGCCGTGGAGCCAAACGCTGGGCTTTCAAGTGGTTTGGGCCCGACACATCGGACACAGCATGAAAGCTGAGATCAGGCAGGAATCCACGCTGAAGCCATTCTCCCTGGTAGAAATGGACGGTGTTCACTTCAGACTCGGGGAAAAG TTTTCCTGCAGCGTGTCGACTTTCACTGTCAACTCCAGCCACGGGAAATCAGCCCCAAAGGAAAGCGAGAGTTTCTACGCTGGCCTGAAG TTTTCTCCAGAGTCGCTCCACATAGCAGAGAACGGCGAGGAGCATGAAGTGATCGTCCACAGCTCGGTGCCGATCCCCTGCTTCAGCTCCGACCTCGGGCAGCCCTGCGGTGTCTCTCTGGGTTTAAGCACCAACGATCCAG ACAGTCTCGGCCACGAAGCCTCAAATGTGGTCCTGTCCGTCTGTCAGGTGGAGGTAAAGCCAAACGCCTGCAACAGCGGCAGCTGCGGAGAGACCAGGTTTCGTGTCACCGCCGTGAGCGATTTCACACGTGACGGGAACCGCCCGAGCCTCATCGGAGCCGTTCCTGGATCTACTGCACCTCGACTGTGGAGGAACTACAAGCCAACACCTCTAAAA GTCATGGTTCAGGATGTTCCCACCTCCATCTGCTACTCTCTGACTGACCCACACATCATCACACTGGATGGAAG GCGTTATGAGAATCACCAAACTGGAACCTTCGTCCTCTACCAAAGCCTGGGCAGAGAGTTTGAGGTCCACACCCGTCAGTGGGACTGCAGCAGCCGACATTATTCCGTCGCCTGCAACTGCGGCTTTGCAGCCAGAGAGGGGAACGAAGTGGCCATCTTTGACATGTGCAGCGGCCGACCGCAGGAAACCAGGCCCAAGCTCACTCTGAAAAATCTTGGAGACCACGAGGGGAGTCGAGTCCGTGTGCTGGAGTCCCAGCAGGGGAAGAAAGTCACC TTGATGTTTCCCTCTGGGGCCTTCGTCAGAGCGGATGTTGCTGATTGGGGGATGAGCCTATCTATCAGGGCACCAAGCATTGACTTCAGCAACACTCGAGGTCTCTGTGGAACCTTTGACCGCAACAGCAACAATGATTTCTACAGTCCAGCAGGATTTTCCTACAGCTTTGATCACGTGCATCAATTTATCGAGGACTGGAG GATCTCTCCTGGGGAAAGTCTATTTGACCGCACACCTCCAGGCACAGAAGAAGTAGTTCGGAGGCCTTTCTGTCGCTGTCAGGCCGGATACAGATCTACTCAAGATTTTGTTGGAGACACAAGGAACAATCCCTCAACTCACTCAGACGTATGCGTGTCATACGATAATGTAGATGTTACCTCTGTGTTTCCCTCCATGGATACCACGCTGGAGTACATTAAGAGTGTAGAAATAGATGAACGCTTTTTGAATATGTCAGTCTTCAAAGGACGTCCAAAGGATGACCTGCTTTCTTCCGACAGGCCGAAGAGACAACACTTTGAGTTCCAGCCTGTTTTTATGAGTCTCAACCAAGCTGATCTGGAGGGCTTCAACTACTTCTTTCCAGAGGATCATCTAGCTGAAGCTCGGCCAGAGGTGCAACTCTCCTGGCCCACTCCAAGCGGCCTGACCTTAACCAAAGCCCTGGAGGTGTGTCAGATGTCTCTGGTTAACTCCACGGTGGGGACAGTGTGTGGGAACCTACTGGGACGACGCCTAAATGAGGCCGTGGATCTCTGCATTCTTGACCTGCAACTGAAAGACGACCTCAGCTGGGACGAAGCTCTACTGCCGTTCCTAGAGAACGACTGCGAGCGGTGGCTGCTAGAGAACCGTTCCCGTAGGGATTCAGAGATGGTTGGTTGGCCCAGAGCATCCGGGGAGGTGGTGACGGCGCTCCGATGCCCAAACTTCTGCAGTGGAAAGGGAGAGTGCACGGATTGGGGCTGTGAGTGTTTTCCAAACTACAGCTTCCATGACTGCAGCATTGCCATCA GCCAGCCAGTGGAGATAACTGATTTGGAGAATAGCGGACTCTGTGACATCCGGAGCTTTGATTGTCGTAGCGTTCGAGTCTTCGGTCTCGGTTTCATCGAGTCTCCTGATCTCAGCTGTCACGCCACAAGACTGAAG TACATAAACAAAGTTTGGCAACCAGGAGAGCAACAGAGAACCACTGCCACCTTCCTGAGCTCCAAGGCTTTGGATTGCACCATTCCGTCTCTGAGTAACGCCGctgttaaagaggaattcacgATGGACGACAAACCATACGCTCGCTGGGAGGTCAAG GTGACCAATGACGGCCTCCGGTACAGCCAGGCCAAAGTGCTGACCATTTACGACGGGGTTTGTCAGGTCTGTGATGCTTCACGCTCAGGACTTTGTAAGTTAAAG GAACAGACGTGCAACATTGACAGCATGTGCTTTGCAGCCGGAGACTCCAACCCCAGCAGCCCTTGCCTGCTCTGTGACCCCAACTTGTCCCGATTCAGCTGGTCTGTGAACCAAG TCAATGAGCCACCGACTTTCCACCTCCCTCAGGGGGAGTTACAAACATTCAGCGGGGAGAACTTTGTCTTCCAGTTTGCCGCTTCGGACGTGGAAGGTTCAGCGCTCCTCTTCCAACTGGAGGACGGACCTGCGGGAGCTGTCCTTTCTCCGGCCGGTCTTCTCATTTGGAGAGTCCCATTGGTTcttgaagaagaggaggagagacTTCTCGAAAGCCAATCGTTCCGCTTTACAGTGTCCGATGAATGCAATGCCCATAGCAGCGTTACTGTGGAG GTCAGCATTTTGCCGTGTGGATGTCGAAGAGGCGGAACATGTGTGACCGACGTCAACTTTTCCACAGGCAGTGGGAAGTACCTGTGTGTCTGTCCTGAGGGTGCAAAGGGTGAACTCTGCGATGAGGACGAAGATGGATGTTTATCATCTCCGTGCTCAGCTGGAGAGTGTGTTACCTCAGCCAGTGGGTTTAGGTGCAGGTGCCCTGCAGGGCTGAAAG GTTTAACGTGCCAGGAAGATATCAATGAATGTGAAAATAGGGGCTGTTTTCCAGGCTCCTGGTGCATCAACAGCTTTGGTTCTTATAGTTGTGGCCCGTGTCCCAGAGGCATGTTGGGAAATGGGACGACTTGCACCG CTGCTGTTCCGTCCACACCTGCTACTCGTATTACTCCAGATGTTCAACCACAGccacagaaaacaaataaaagtgacAAGACAAGAGTGGAACTGAGACACAAAGCCTCTGCTTCTGCTTGGAGATGGACCCAGGAACTCACGAGTGTTGCTGTGGATGTAGGGCCAGGATCTCAGTTCAATGTTTCACTCAGAAAGCCCTCAGAAACTGGAAACCAGTCCAAAACAATGACTGGAACAACTGCAGCTCTTGAGCTAGAGCGTACAAGAGTGGCTCCAG GCATAAACGTGTCGGCAACGTGTGCCAGCAGGCCTTGTTTCCCCGGCGTTCAGTGCATCAACCGCAGGCCACCATACGTTGGATACGTGTGTGGACGATGTCCGCCTGGACTGTACGGCAATGGACGCTTCTGTGTAAAGAACATGAAGGAAG CAACTGCTCACCTCCAGCAGCAGACGGTGATGAAGTTGGGCCGATCCACGCAGGGAAACAAAGCGTCACAGCTTCACCTGCCTCACCTTTCCAGCAGGCGTGAGATCAAATTGCTGTCGTCACCCGTCACCAGAGGAAACCATGCACATCGTCTCGCTGCAGTGACATCTAGGGGGGGGCGGTACTGGACG AAGTTTGGAGAGGTTTTGTCAGACAAAGTGACGCCACTGAAACAGACACTCACAAAAAGCAAACCCTGGACCTTCCCGCTCCCATCCGTCCTTTCCCACTCACTGTTCGAGTCCTCTGGAGACGCTGAAGCAGACGCTCACAGGCCCAAGTCGTGGGTTCAGAGCAGGACGACGGCAGGGGGACATGTGAGGACCTGTGCTGATCGGCCATGTTTCCCCGGAGTCCAATGTGAGCCAGCTATGGATGAGGGTTTCCACTGTGGGAAGTGTCCTCCGGGGTACACTGGGGACGGGCAAACCTGCAGAG CTGTTTGCAGGCATAGGTGTGGTAGAAACATGGAGTGTGCAGCACCAAACACATGCCGCTGTAAACCGGGCTACACTGGATCCAACTGTCACTCAg cGATCTGTGATCCGGATTGTGTGAACGGAGGACTGTGCATCGCTCCAGATGTTTGTCAGTGTCCCAGAGGTTACCATGGAGAGACGTGTCAACAAG ctctTTGCAGGTCACCGTGTGAAAATGGAGGCACTTGTGTGGGATTGCAGACCTGTTCTTGTCCATACGGCTTTGTCGGTCCTCGCTGTGAGACCA TGGTGTGTAGCCATCATTGTAACAATGGAGGCCAGTGTGTTTCTCCAgaccagtgtgtgtgtcctccgGGCTGGTCCGGGCCATCCTGTGAGAACG CTCTCTGCTCTCCTGTCTGCCTAAATGGCGCTCTGTGTGTCCGCCCCAACATCTGTGAGTGTCTCCAGGGCTTCTACGGAGCTCAGTGTCAAAACG CCGTTTGCGGCCCACCCTGTAAAAATGGCGGCCAGTGCATGAGGAACAACGTGTGCTTGTGTCTGCAGGGTTACACTGGGAGACGCTGTGAGAAAA GCGTGTGTAAGCTTGTGTGTTTGAACAACGGAAGATGCGTCGGTCCAGACGTCTGCGACTGTCCGTCCGGTTGGCAAGGAGACCGATGCGAGAAAC CCAGCTGTTTGCAGAAATGTCTAAACGGAGGCGAGTGTGTCAGTCCAAATACCTGCCACTGCTCTCCAGGATGGCAGGGAGCACAGTGTCAGATCC CTCAGTGTGAACAGCAGTGTGTGGGCGGCAGTCGCTGCATACGGCCAAACGTCTGCGCCTGCAGGAGAGGAAGCGCAGGCTCTGTGTGCAGCGGCAGG CTTCCGATTGCAAGAGGATGA
- the LOC114474373 gene encoding transcription factor 15 — protein MKSADRSASSEPEEREDSDSSGGCSPGRPPGPGRRRGSSGAHFPGVSKQRQAANARERDRTHSVNTAFTALRTLIPTEPAERKLSKIETLRLASSYISHLANVLLLGENSGDGQPCLQHRSIGPLRPICTFCLSSQRKLLRDGGKHSVGV, from the exons ATGAAGTCCGCCGACCGCAGCGCGTCCTCTGAGCCCGAGGAGCGGGAGGACAGCGACAGCTCAGGCGGCTGCAGCCCGGGCAGACCCCCGGGGCCGGGGCGGAGGAGGGGCAGCAGCGGTGCACATTTCCCCGGCGTGAGCAAGCAGCGTCAGGCGGCTAACGCCCGGGAGCGGGACCGGACCCACAGCGTGAACACGGCCTTCACGGCACTGCGTACGTTGATCCCCACCGAGCCCGCAGAACGGAAGCTGTCCAAGATTGAGACTCTACGCCTGGCCTCGAGCTACATCTCTCACCTGGCCAACGTGCTGCTGCTCGGGGAGAACAGCGGAGACGGACAGCCCTGCCTCCAGCACCGGAGCATCGGCCCGCTGAGGCCCATCTGCACCTTCTGCCTCAGTAGCCAGAGGAAGCTG CTCAGGGATGGAGGGAAACACTCTGTCGGTGTGTGA